The DNA window agtacttatttctaagtcactttcaataattctactgtgccaccctaacttttacgATTTAGTCCCAaaagttgtaaaaaattccattcattccattatgataccttaacttttacaatttagccccatatgtagtacaccgatttctttaattctattattactccctaacttttgtaatttagccccatatgtaattcaccaatttcattaattctactatggcactctaacttttgcaatttaacccccatatgtaatacaccaattttattatttctattatggcaccctaacttttacaatttagcccctatttttttattaggaaattgcgaatggtatcttgataaactatgcataaatattttataattttctcaaacttaagtaataatttgttataaactctaaagatatatctttcattacaatagttataaggcaggcaggtctttttatcaatggaataagaaatttataccagatttatcctttgtactacatgccaagtagtattagcaaaggaataacaaagtactacaaagtaattaacaaaatagccttcagggagtgtagtttatgggcaaatgagcattatctattcaaagtaccaactttttatgggcattttactctcaaacatataatttatgataaatttataaatgtttgtaagtaaaattcaaaaagtgttacactgatttcttacaaaacgaaaactggcaggttatcttttcaacataaattaaatttttttaaaaaaagaaatggcccataaagtaccaactctttgtgggtttcctccattacatgaacaaatattctgctctttatgggcatttcactctgaatcatttaatttatgttaaatacataaatgtttgtaagtaaaattcaaaaagtgttgcactaatatttttatgaaagggaaactggtaggttttgtatttaacataaattaaatatgtgaaagcaaaaaaaaaaagaaattacccataaatctatgtcttgcaaatctatactagtaaaatagtttcaaacaaaattaaacattaaaataaactgtaatttatacacattaaaatatctgtaatttatacacattttgcaactactactttgtgttttctctgtaatgaattttttaactattgagaacttaagttttgtcatgcaaatctatactagtacaatagttttaaacaaaattaaacattaaaataaatgtttgaaaaagaacaaaagtacatttatcacttgcagtaatgtaacaaaattttctcaaccattatcaatattttcacaaaagtattaaaaactagcaattgacaatattaaaaactagcaatttaattagtgacgacttttcttgtcattataatcttgaataaattagtgataacattatgtcatcactaaattttctttgattttgacttaacaataatgtcttattaatagcatttgattatttttaatgaaagtctgttataaccatagaatttgactttcgttattttcaattaatgatgtactttagtgctgcaattataaaaaattgcagggctaaaatatttgcaaattataaaagtatattttcacttatatgtaattaacaaattttgccacctatattgatgaaaatttgtgtttttgtactaaaaaataaagaataatactatagcaataaaatctatgcttcaaaccaaattaaaaataaaaaaagcatgatgattggtctcaaatgttgggaaaatgattatttttattgaaactatgttataaccatataatttgagtttaattattttcaattacaagatgttctttagtgctgcaattataagaaattagtataaaatattagcaaattataaaagtacattttcaattatatgaaattaacaatttttgccacctatgttgatgaaaatttttattttttgctaaaaaataaagaataatactatagcattaaaatctatggttcaaaccatattacaaatctagaaaaaaacatgatttttggtatcaaatggagggaaaatgagtgaagtcaaaattttgatcaaatcatagtgaaagtgccgcgcaacaaaaacaatatccaaagcaaagcaaagaccaaagcagcggaacacattctgaaaacaaaagcaacggaacacttggtctgacttaaagcaacggaacacttgagACAAACTTTCACCGAGCTGAAGTAAACAAAAGCTTCTGCACTAAGCAccaaaacagagcttccgcactgagcacaaaacagagcttccgcaCGGCCTGATACTTTCACCCACACAACAAATCCGTTCTCTGGCTTCTCACTAGCATCACCATGGCTGTCCAGCATTAAAGTACAAGGTTTTCATTGGAAAGGTTcgtttttctctctcctatacattttccccaatttttccaaatccctaATATGTAAGATCCTTTTTGTTATCGCTACTGAGTCGCCTGGATTAAGCTGTGTAGCTACTTGTTTTAGCTTCAATATTTCGGGTTATCTGACCACAGGTTAGGGTAGTTTAGGATGGTCCGAGGAGCCAGTGCTCCTTATTTTCTGGAATGCATTAAAGAGGGAGGAGACAGAATTGTTGAAAATTGGAATGGAAGCCTATGTTGGGCATTCCGAGAGAAGGGATCGAGTTTTGTTTAAATAACTGGCCAATTAGGTGAGTAGTTCAAGGTTATTTCATTGACAGCGCAATTAATTTTTGTAGGCTTACCCAGTAAGCGAAGTTTTGAGCTTCCATGGTTTTGGTTTGCTGTCGTTGGAAATACTgatatattaaatttttgtgGCCCTATTGCTAATTACGTAATACATGTCTTGGTTGAGAGTTAGGTGTAACCGTGACCAAAATCTTTTTCGTTTTCTTGGGTATATATCCCCTTATCCGATAAGGTTGCCATGAAAGGGGACAGAAATTGAGGGAATGGACGAAGGAATCATTTATGTCCACTGCCCAGTTCTTGTGAATTAGCAGCAACCAAGACTCTAGTCTCAGTGGGTCTATTTTGTCTAATATTTTCAGTTGCATTGCAATAAATTCTGGTattgtttttttaaaaagaaaattctggttttTGTATATAGGGATCGAAGGGTTAAATTAACACCCTATATCTGAAATCTGCACTTTTGATGGCTTAATAAGTAGCATAGTTATATTGATTATGTACAGCACTTTTGTCTGTTATGATTTACTATATATATCACAAGCTCGTTTTACTTGTAAAGATGGTGAATGTCATTATAATCATggataaaagaacaaaaaaatccaaaaaaaaagaggaaagaatCCAAAATGTCGTACAAGAATTAGACTTGCCTGTTTAGAGAAAGCAACCCTCAGTCAATACTCGTTTTGAGGGAGGGCAAGCTCAGCCACTTTGAATCCTTAATACTATTAAAGTCTGGCTGCCTTCtaggctcttttttttttcttttttgagcaATAGTCTGCCTTGTAGATTAATTTGCTACAATTCCAAAGCATTCTTGTGCTACATATACCATCAATCACACAAATCTATATGTATATACAGATTGACATAGCATATGTTCAGCAGTTTAATCAACCATAAAAAACAATGTTAATTTGATCCTAAGATTCCAGTGGCTCTACAGCATGTTAAGAGCAGAATAGGAGTTAATAACAAGCTAAAATTCCAAGTCTTTGTTACATTGAGGGTTTTCTTTTCATGAACTTTAGTATTATAGGGTAAATCCCATTTCAGTTTTATGGAATTTAGTATGCAGTAGCACCCAAACTAAcctataattttcaaaaaccgaaaaaaaagaagaagaaggcaGATACAGAACTGTGGTAAAACTTATCTTAGCTTGTATATGGTGTTGTGACATGAAATATAGGAGCCAATTTTACAGATTCGGGTTTGAAGACATGACACCATTTATGTTGGGCGCTAGCTAGCTAATGGAGTGGAGATACTTTGACAATATTCTATGCTCCTCTTAAGCTAGAGTACATTATTTAGTGTACAATGAAGCaaaatttgaggactggtttTCTATTGCACAACTTCAAACATGTCTGTTATGGCTTTATCTTTTGTTTGCCAAACTTTTGCATGTATACTGTGGCTGCAGATTCTATTTAGTTTGTTGCCTTACTAATGCATTTGTACTTGAGATGGTTGATTTTTGCTAAAAATGTGTTTTACACCTTGGATCCCATTGCTGGTATTTGAGGAGTTTAAATTTAGTTCATATTACATTGCATTTGTTTTCTATATAATGTGGCGGTCATATTCTTTATGGTAGGATAAAGAGCTGCAACAATATGGACAGGAGTTGGATGTCTATTAAGAACTACCTAGACCCCAAGTATTTAGATGGAGTtgatgaatttattaagtttgCTTTTCTAGGCAAGGATCCTAATTGTAAACTGCCATGTCCTTGCAAAGTATGCAATAATTTTGAGGATCAAACTAAGGAAGTCATGGCCAATCACTTGTGTCGAGGAATTGTTGATAGTTATACTAGGTGGATATATCATGGCGAAGGGTTTGAATCTGATGATGAGAATGATGACATAGAAATAAATGACAACGATAGTGACTTTGACAGTATGGAGGAGCTGTTAAATGATGTAGGAGTTGCTAACTTTGGTGAGAGTTGGAGACATTCACCGGAACTTGATACGGGTGCTTGTACCGAGAAAGAAGGAGAAGCAAGTAGGTTTCTCAGATTATTATCGGAGGCTGAAAAATCTCTATACCCGGGCTGTGAAAAGTATTCAAAACTCTCGTTTATTGTCCATATCCTCCACTTGAAAACAATGAATCGGTGGACTTGTAAATCTACTGATATGTTGCTGAAGTTCTTGCATCAAGTATTTCCTACAGCTTTGATTCCCAGTTCATATTACGAGGCAAAAAATTTCATCCGTGAGTTGGGGCTGAAGTGTGAAAAGATCCACGCCTGTGAAAATGATTGCgcactcttttggaatgaaaataaaggccttGATCATTGTCCAAATGAAAAATGTAAAGCACCGCGGTATAAATCTCCAAATTCCAAAATACCTAGAAAGGTGTTGCGTTATTTTCCATTAAAACCAAGGCTGCAAAGACTGTTTGTGAACAAAGAGATTGCTCGGGATATGAGGTGGCATAAGGAGAGACGTGTAGATAATGAGAACATGATGCGACACCCTGCTGATTCATTAGCTTGGAAGGATTTTGATAGAAATCACAAGTCCTTCGCTGAAGATCCTAGAAATGTGAGGCTAGGACTTGCTAGTGATGGCTTTAATCCCTTTGGAACCATGAGCAATTCATACAGTATATGGCCTGTTATCCTTGTTCCTTACAATCTACCTCCTTGGAAATGCTTAAAagatccattttttttcctatcaATGATTATTCCTGGTCCCAAAGCACCTGGAAATGACATTGACATATTCTTTAGACCACTAGTTGATGAGTTAAAAGAGTTATTTGCCACTGGTGTGGAGACATATGATGCCTTCAGGGAGGAGAAGTTCATGTTACGTGCAGCACTTTTGTGGACAATAAACGATTTTCCAGCATATGGCTATTTGTCGGGATGGAGTACAAAAGGGTACAAGGCATGTCCTGTGTGCTTAGATGAGACGACTAGTCTATATCTTAATAATGGTCACAAATGTTGTTACATGGGCCATCGCCGTTTTCTACCTATTGATCATAAATGGCGTCGAGAAAAAAAGCAATTTAATGGAGAAAGAGAACATAGACAGCCTCCTAGGACCCAATCAGGTGAGGAAGTCCTCCAACAACTTCTTCGTATTGAGCAAGTTGAGTTTGGCAAGGCACCTGATTTGCTGcaacagaagaaaagaaaacgcgtGCAGAACAGTTCAAATTGGAAGAAGATGAGCATATTCTTTGAACTTCCATATTGGAGTACCAATAAAATTAGACATAATTTGGATATTATGCACATTGTCAAGAATGTATGTGAATCTTTGGTAGGTACATTAATGAATATCCCTTCGAGAACTAAGGACACATGGCAGGCTAGGGAGGATTTAAAAGAAATGGGATTAAGGGAAGAGTTGCATCTACAACCGGGAGGTGGCGCATCTAAAGTTATGCCACCTGCATGTTACACTTTATCACGCCTAGAGAAAAAGAATTTCTGCCAGTTTTTGAGCACTATCAAGTTCCCGGATGGCTTTGCTTCAAACATTCCTCGGTGTGTGAAGACCAAGGAGTGTCAACAGTAGCAGTAGCAACTAGAGGAATGCTGTCAAAAGATGTATCTCAGATTTTAGTAGAGATCAGCAATTTTTTTCGAAAAATTTGTTCTCGAACTCTCTATCTAGATGAGCTGGAAATGcaggaaaaaaatattattttaatactATGCAAACTTGAGaaaatttttcctccaaatttcttTGATGTAATGGTCCATTT is part of the Coffea eugenioides isolate CCC68of chromosome 6, Ceug_1.0, whole genome shotgun sequence genome and encodes:
- the LOC113774251 gene encoding uncharacterized protein LOC113774251 — encoded protein: MDRSWMSIKNYLDPKYLDGVDEFIKFAFLGKDPNCKLPCPCKVCNNFEDQTKEVMANHLCRGIVDSYTRWIYHGEGFESDDENDDIEINDNDSDFDSMEELLNDVGVANFGESWRHSPELDTGACTEKEGEASRFLRLLSEAEKSLYPGCEKYSKLSFIVHILHLKTMNRWTCKSTDMLLKFLHQVFPTALIPSSYYEAKNFIRELGLKCEKIHACENDCALFWNENKGLDHCPNEKCKAPRYKSPNSKIPRKVLRYFPLKPRLQRLFVNKEIARDMRWHKERRVDNENMMRHPADSLAWKDFDRNHKSFAEDPRNVRLGLASDGFNPFGTMSNSYSIWPVILVPYNLPPWKCLKDPFFFLSMIIPGPKAPGNDIDIFFRPLVDELKELFATGVETYDAFREEKFMLRAALLWTINDFPAYGYLSGWSTKGYKACPVCLDETTSLYLNNGHKCCYMGHRRFLPIDHKWRREKKQFNGEREHRQPPRTQSGEEVLQQLLRIEQVEFGKAPDLLQQKKRKRVQNSSNWKKMSIFFELPYWSTNKIRHNLDIMHIVKNVCESLVGTLMNIPSRTKDTWQAREDLKEMGLREELHLQPGGGASKVMPPACYTLSRLEKKNFCQFLSTIKFPDGFASNIPRCVKTKECQQ